The region CTTGGGGCAATTATTTACTTAAAAATTTAGCTGAAACAACAGCACCTAATGCTATCAATTGGTGGCCACAAACAATTGCATGGCAAGTTTTGTTTGTAGCCATGCTCGTTTATATAGGGTTTAACGTTTATCGCGCCATCAAAAAATATCAGAACAATGCTTATCGAAGAGAAGCTTTAGCATGGCTGAAAAAGCTACCTCCTTACCGAATCAACGAGCCAGATACTATTTACCGACAGTTACCGAGTTTATTACGAAAAGTGGCTTTATCTGGGTATAAACGTGATGAAGTATGTCTATTATCGAACAAATCATGGTTGCAATGGTTAGACCAACAATGTGAAAAAACAAGCTTTACTAAAATACCGAGTTTTACTCTCAACCAATTAGCTTATGTGCCAGCTTATGATATAGATGCTAAAACGATGGATAACTTAGTGACTGAAATAACCCTTTGGATAAAATATCACCGGGGGCTGCATGATTGAGTTTGCATACCCTTGGGCATTTACTTTATTGGCTCTACCATTTTTGGTGTATTGGTTTTCACCGATTTATAAAGAAAAAAAAGCATCTATTCAAGTGCCTTACTTTTCTCGTTTGGTTGATGTTACCGGAGAAGCTCCCCAAAGCGGTGCCGTAGTGATTAATCGGCATAATATGCAACGATTGTTAGTGGCATTTGCTTGGTGTTGTTTGGTGGTTTCTATGGCAAAGCCAGAAATTGTTGGTGAGCCTATTATGCAAAAGAAATCAGCACGAGATTTAATGATTACCGTTGATTTATCTGGGTCAATGTCAGTTGAGGACTTTACTACTCCTGATGGTACTGTGGTTAATCGATTAGTGGCTGTTAAACAGGTATTAAGTGACTTTGTTCAAGGAAGAGTAGGAGATCGTTTAGGGCTGATTTTGTTTGGTGATGCACCTTATTTGCAAGCCCCTTTTACCGATGATTTAACCACTTGGTTGGCTTTATTGAATGAAGCTGAAATCGGTATGGCAGGTCAAAGTACCGCTTTTGGCGATGCGATTGGTCTATCTATTAATGTTTTTGAAAATGCACAATCTAAGAATCGAGTACTGATTGTCTTAACTGATGGCAATGATACCGCTTCAAAAGTACCTCCTATTGATGCCGCAAAAGTCGCGGCGGCTTATGATATAAAAATTTACACCATTGCTGTTGGTGACCCTCTCGCGGTAGGTGAGGAACTAGTTGATTTAAAAGTACTAAACGAAATAGCCAGCGTCACTGGAGGGCAAAGTTTTACCGCACTTAATCGCCAAGAATTACAGCAAGTTTATCAAGAGATCGATAACTTAGAGCCTGAGTTGTTTGAGTCACGCTCTTTTCGCCCTAGAACCAGTGCACATCATTATCCTATTGTATTGTTTGTCTTATGTTATGTCGGGGCATTATTAATTGTGGCGCTTCGTGTTCGTCGTCGTGCTAAGCAGGAGGGGTAATGAATTTAGTATCTAATGATCTATATACTTTTTTTGCTTCATTACAACATTTTCATTTACTTCGCCCTTATTGGTTACTGCTTATCGTACCTATGGTGTTCATACTGCAGACGTTAGCTT is a window of Moritella sp. Urea-trap-13 DNA encoding:
- a CDS encoding DUF4381 domain-containing protein, translating into MIRFPEPWGNYLLKNLAETTAPNAINWWPQTIAWQVLFVAMLVYIGFNVYRAIKKYQNNAYRREALAWLKKLPPYRINEPDTIYRQLPSLLRKVALSGYKRDEVCLLSNKSWLQWLDQQCEKTSFTKIPSFTLNQLAYVPAYDIDAKTMDNLVTEITLWIKYHRGLHD
- a CDS encoding VWA domain-containing protein, producing the protein MIEFAYPWAFTLLALPFLVYWFSPIYKEKKASIQVPYFSRLVDVTGEAPQSGAVVINRHNMQRLLVAFAWCCLVVSMAKPEIVGEPIMQKKSARDLMITVDLSGSMSVEDFTTPDGTVVNRLVAVKQVLSDFVQGRVGDRLGLILFGDAPYLQAPFTDDLTTWLALLNEAEIGMAGQSTAFGDAIGLSINVFENAQSKNRVLIVLTDGNDTASKVPPIDAAKVAAAYDIKIYTIAVGDPLAVGEELVDLKVLNEIASVTGGQSFTALNRQELQQVYQEIDNLEPELFESRSFRPRTSAHHYPIVLFVLCYVGALLIVALRVRRRAKQEG